A stretch of Thermus aquaticus DNA encodes these proteins:
- a CDS encoding transposase produces MDREELKRLTKEEKGRRIREGVKAVIEQVLEEEMTEHLAAGYRERTPSRRGERNGYYTRDLITPAGRIAQL; encoded by the coding sequence ATGGACCGAGAGGAGCTCAAGAGGTTGACCAAGGAGGAGAAGGGCCGGCGCATCCGAGAAGGGGTCAAGGCCGTCATCGAGCAGGTGTTGGAAGAAGAGATGACCGAGCACCTGGCTGCGGGTTACCGTGAGCGCACCCCAAGCCGCCGCGGGGAGCGGAACGGCTACTACACCCGGGACCTCATCACGCCGGCGGGCAGGATCGCCCAGCT